In Oryza sativa Japonica Group chromosome 8, ASM3414082v1, the sequence GGCAGGAAGAAGGCCAAGAAGAGCGTCGAGACCTACAAGATATACATCTTCAAGGTGCTCAAGCAGGTGCACCCGGACATCGGGATCTCCTCCAAGGCCATGTCAATCATGAACTCGTTCATCAACGACATCTTCGagaagctcgccggcgaggccgccaaGCTCGCCAGGTACAACAAGAAGCCCACCATCACCTCCAGGGAGATCCAGACCTCCGtccgcctcgtcctccccgGCGAGCTCGCCAAGCACGCCGTCTCCGAGGGCACCAAGGCCGTCACCAAGTTCACCAGCTCTTAGGCGCTCTAGTGTAGTAGGTGTTTGGTGATTTTCTCTTCGTTTTCGTCGTAGCGAGTCCATGGCAGCGGTGGTAGTTGCCCTGTCGATCTCTGATTTCTTTCTCTTGTGTCTAGTGTTCCTGTCTAGTGCTTGCTGATTACTGTAAGAATCTCTTGGTTGTGCCCGTTGAGTTCTGATCTTAAAATTAATGGTGATGGTTGCAACCTCTGGTTGCTAAATTGTTACTATCATTCTTCGCGTCATTTTTGTGTGGAATTGTGGATGCTGTTTAGTTGGACAAATTTGTTTCAGTGCTACGGTTTCACGTTTTGAATGTTTGCTGCTGAATATGAATTGTTCCCTTCGTGGCATCTGGTTCTGTTTGTAGAAATTCTTTATGGAGATTTGCCGATTTTTGGAGAGAACATCCTGCTCAGTGCGAAATTTCCAGCTCAATGTGTTCAACCAAGAGCAGATTCGATTCGGTCGGTTGAGTTTGCTTTAATTCGAATTGTTGCTGCGGGGTTAGGCGCTTTGTAGTTTTGGCGGGCTCTGATAATTTTGAACTCGGTATTCGATTCCAGGGGCTCGTGGTCGGGAGCTTCAGATATTTGGCGGTACTGAGGAGGCGCTTGAAAATTGAAGGTTCGAAGAGTAATTGCGTTGTTTTCTTTTGGCGGGAGTTTAAATTTCGGGGAACTTGTTTACATTTCGCGAACTGAACTTGAAAAATTGAGGTTGGAACTTCAAACCTGAGGATTGGCGCCATCTGGTTTTGATTTTGAGTTTGGTCGGACCGATAAGTGATAGTCCTGAAATTTCAACAAAAAGAAGTGATACTCCTGGCAGTATTTCCATTAATAAAAAACAAACTTGTAGTATGTCAGAAAAAATGATTCAAGTCGAATTTGGTTGGTGGATTGCATCATCCGCATTACCATTCTTTTAGAAAACCTCCCAGGACTAATTGCATGTCAATCGTACCTTGGAGGTTTGAACTGGTTTGAGATTACTCCAAATGAATTTTGAGAATATTCTGTAAAACAAGCTTATGACGCCATTTATCATCTCACAAAATTCAACCAAAGTAACTTTTACAAGAAGAAACAAGCGATTAAATTCATTTAACTACAAAATCCATTTTAGAAGCAATTTAAAAGCGTTATGAAGTCTGCCGGAAGTTTGAGGACTAAACTTGACTTTTAACATGGGCCTCAAATTTTACTATTTCCGCCCCATCATTGCATCGGAAGCACGGGCTTAGGCCCATTATCCCACTCCCCACCGCTTATCGCCTACTCGTCTCCTCCCCTTTGCCAATCGAACAAACAATTTCAAACGCCTCCCCGCGGggggcctcccctcccctccatgaccaaaccctagccccccGATCGCCCCGACCTTCGCCCGCGACCGCGATGGAGGAGCTCTTCATGCAGGTCTTCGAGCGCCGGGACTGGGTGAAGGCGCAGGTGCAGGAGCAGGTGGTGTCCTACTCCGAGTCCCTCGCCTgcgccatcctcgccgccggccgccgcccgccgccgtggctCCTCCCGGCACTCGACTCCGTCCCCGCGCGCGGTAAGCCAGTCTCCTTTTCGCCGCGGGTTGCCGCCTGTTAGGtcgctgtgtttttttttttggggcctCGATTCCGTAGCGCACCCGTATTCGCGGGGAGTTTGTGCGAGTCCCATTTCGATTTTGGGCGGAGCATCTGTTGGCCCCATTTCGATTTATGTGCTGATATGCTTTGTGGGTATTCGTGTTTAAGGCGAaccaatagaacttcgcaccatCATGGATTCACTAACAAAGTAACAAGGGAAATGACACAGAGTGGTAGTACTAACGCTCTGAATTGCGTGTAGTAACTTGCAAGATTTTAAGCGGCTTGGGAGCTCAAATTGTAGTTGTATTAGCTTGTTTGACTTGGGTATGGTTAACCTGCTTCAGTTTACTGAATATCATGAGAAATTGTGAAGGATCGTATTTACATGATAGTGCAAAAGAAAAATGGTTAGGCCGAACGGGAATTTAAACTGCCAGTTGAATGGTTTTTTGTAAACATGGTAATGTGCTATGATTTTCATTCTCTTATCAGTGCCTCTAATCTAATCCTCCCCATTATAGGCCTTTACCCATTTGTGGCTTTCGAAACAAAAAAATAACAGTGCagggattttttttctgcagGAAATAATACAAAAATGTCATCTATAGATCTTGCTCATATGAGAAATGAAAACAGTCTGCATCATGCTCAGTCTCAAACCTATCAACGGGTCAAGccaaaaacacatgaatttgGTGGTTGCAAACCAGGTGGCTTGCATATTGTAAATTATGCCGGAGAAATTGATCAGTCACAGATATGTGTGTCTGAGTCTGTTGTCCAGGAGTTTAACATCGCACATTCACTAAATGAAGGACTTCCTTCTACCAGTCCTGTTGAAGTACCGCACTCTGTCATGAGTTCGCTGCTTCAAGAGGATACATCGCAACCTGTTGAATCTAATTTACAAGGAATACCTCATTCTGTCTCCAGTCCATTGCCTGAACAGATAACAATGGGTGTTTCCGAAACTGACTCTCTTACAGGGATGACTTGTATGGCTAGCCAACTTCCTGAAAATGTTTCCTTGCTGTCTCTTAAATCTATTGCTCTTGAAGGACCTGATTCTGTGTTCACTCCACTGTCTCAAAAGGAAATAGCGGATGCGGGTGATACTGTTTCTCTTATGGAGCCGATTGCTAAAACAGAATCTGTT encodes:
- the LOC4345904 gene encoding histone H2B.2 translates to MAPKAEKKPAEKKPAEEKAGEKAPAAGKKPKAEKRLPASKGEKGGEGKKERGRKKAKKSVETYKIYIFKVLKQVHPDIGISSKAMSIMNSFINDIFEKLAGEAAKLARYNKKPTITSREIQTSVRLVLPGELAKHAVSEGTKAVTKFTSS